In Sphingomonas sp. M1-B02, the sequence CCAGATCTCGCGGGGGCTGGCCCGGGCTGCAGCCTGAGGATGCCAGCTAAACCTCCTTCTCCCCTTGTGGGAGAAGGAAGGGGCCCGCTCGCGTAGCGAGGGAGAAGGATGAGGGGGATGTGAGTCTCACTCCCCCTCACCCTTCCGCCGATTTCATCGGCTCCCTCCCGCATCCGCCCGCCCGCGGTGGCTGAATCGTCACGCGATTTTTTGACCGAGATCGCAGCGGCCGCTTCCCCCCGGCGACAGATCAAGGCTTCTTCGCCGGCTTGCGGATGCCCGACATCCGCATCTCCGCCCCCGCGATCGGCGGCAGCACGCCCTCGGGCCGGTCGAGGTAGAAATAGGCCACCGCCGCCACGTCGTCGCTGCGGTAATAATTGGTGTGCCCATCCGGCAACGAGGGATCGTCGAGCCGCTTGCCGTTGGTCAGCAGCTGCTGGAAATTGTCGCGCGAGCCCGGGTCGATCGTCACCGGGATCATCGGCGCGCCCTTCTTCAACAGCCCCAGGACCAGCGGCTTGCGCGCACCGCCCATCTGCTGGAGGCTGACTTCGATGCCGCGGCGGAAATAGACCGGGTCCGGCAGATGGAAGCGATAGAAGGTCCAGCGGCCCCCATCGTCCCAGGTCGCGATCGGCGCGCCTTGATAGCGGTTGATATAGGCGCCCTGGCCCCAGGCGGTGCCGATATAATCCTCGGTGCCGGTGCCCACCAACGTCGGATGTTCGCCGTCGCCGTCGAGCGCGATCTTGACCTCGCCTTCGCCCCACCAGGTCTTTTCATAGACCGGATTGGTCAGCACGGTGACGCTGGTGCCGAGGAAGCGGCCCCGCCCCTCGATCCTGGGCAGGATGCGAAAGTCGCGGCCCAGCGCGGTCGCGGGTTCGCGGCTCCACCAGGCGTGGAAATAGAGCGCGTCCTTGGGCAGGCTGTCGACCGCGCGATAATTGACGTCGAAGAAGATCAGATTGACCGGCTTGCCCGATTCGTTGGTCACCGCCAGCCGCGCGCCCTTGCGGAACGGCATCTTCACGTAGGAGACGAACGAGCGCCCCTCGGCGCTGGAGAACAGGGCCGTTTCCATCGGCACCATCTCGCCCGCGCCGTGCAGGAAGAAGTCGCCGAACGGCACCGACACCGCGGGCCGCGCCGCGCCGTCCCAAAACATTTCGAGCTTCAGCCCGCGCAACGCCTCGGGCGAGCGATCCTCGATCGTCATCCAGATCCGGTCGATGACGCCCATGCCCTTGATGTCGGCCAGCGCCAGCGTCCCACCCACCGGGATCGTATCGAAGGCATGCCCCTTGCCGCCGCGATTCTCCTTCGCTCCCGCGCCCTTGGCGCCGGTCGGATTTTCGGGGCTGATCCAGCGGCTCTCCTCGCTTTTGGGAAGCTCATAGACTTCCTGGGCATAAGCGGGGCTGGCGAACAGGCTGGCGGTGAGGGCAAACGCGATACGGGTCTTGAGCATCGGACCCTTCTAACGGCGCAGCACGGTCCGCAAAAGCCCCGGAGGGCCCGGCGCTTCTCTCACCCCGTAACCAGCTTCGCCAAAGCCGGCACATCCAGCGGCTCGGCGCACAGATATCCCTGGAAATACTGGCACCCCTCCTTCGCCAGCAGGTCCAGCTGCGCCTCGGTCTCCACTCCCTCGGCCACCACAGAAATCCCCAGCGAGCGCGCCATGTCGATCACGCCGCGCACCACCACCCGGTCGCGGTGCGATCCGGTGATGTCCTGGCTCAATTTCTTGTCGATCTTCAGATAATCGAGCGGCAGCGCCTTCAGATACGCCAGGCTTGAATAGCCCGTCCCGAAATCGTCGATCGCCACGCGGCAGCCGGCGCTGCGCAATTCGCCGAGCAGCCGCGCGCTCTCGCCCAGATCGGCCATGATCCCGCTCTCGGTGACTTCGATCGTCAGCCGCGCGCGCGGAAATCCGCTGGCGTCGACGCGCCCCAGCAGCGTGTCGGCAAAGCCCGCCCGCGCCACGTCGCCCGCGGTAACATTGACCGAAAGCCGCAGCATGTTGAGCCGCTGCGGCCACTGCGCCGCGCCCGACAAGGCCCGCCTTTGGACATGGTCGCTCAGCTGCGCCTCGAGCCCCGCCCGCTCGGCCGCCGCGAACAGCAGTTCGGCGCCGATCTCGCCCAGCGTTGGATGCTGCCAGCGCGCCAGCGCCTCGACGCCGATGATCTTGCCCGTCGCGATCGCCACCTGCGGCTGATAGAGAATGCCGATCTCGCCGCGCTCCAGCGCGAAGTGGAGGTCGTTGACCAGCTCCTCCATCGGCGGCGCATCGGGCGCCGCCGATGGAATATCGCCGATCAGCGCCTCGCTCGCGCGCCGCAACAGGCTCGCCGCCGAATCGCCCGCCACCGTGACCGCGCTCGCCAGCCGCGCGCCCAGCGGGGCGATCTCGCCCCCCGCCACGAACGGCCGGCTCAGCGCCTCCTCCAGCCGCGCCTCGGCCGCCTTCAGCGTCGACGCGCTGGTGGCGCCGCTCGCGACCAGAAATTCCGAACCGCCGATCCGCGCCACGATCGCATCGCGCCCCAGCGTCTCGCGCGCCACTTCGGCCACCCGCCGCGATACGCTGCGCAGCAATTCGTCCCCCGCCAGCCGGCCATAGGCCGTGTTCACCGTCTCGAAGCGCTTCATCCCGATCAGGATCACGCTCACCGGCTCGCCTTCGCTCAGCTGCCGATCGATCCAACGTCGCGCGCTGGGCCCGTCGCGCGCGCCGGTCAGCGCGTCGCGCACCGCCAGGCTCGCATCGGGTGCGACCCCCAGCGCCTCGACCAGCGCGTGCAGCCCGCCGGTGCGCGCGTCATATTGCAGATGCTGCACCACGCGGCCGACGCCGGGCAGATCATGCGCGAACGCGGTCGATACCCGATCCGCACTCAGCCGCTTGAGCGCCGCGCGCGCCAGTCTGCGGTCCGCGGGATCGATCCGACGCAGCACCGCGCCGAGCCCCGGCGCCTCGCTTAGCCCCAGCAGATTGCCCAGCCCAGGCGTCAGCTGGAGCGAGCGCATCGCCGCGTCATAACGCCAGCCGAGCGGCTCGGGCGGCCCCGCCGCCTTGCCGTTCCACCGCGCCAGCCGTTCGACATGCCGCTCGGCAAAGCGAATCGCATGCGCCATCGCCGAGGAGGACATCGGGCTGCCCAGGAAATGCGTCGCCCCCGCATCGAAGAAATGGCGCATATGGACGGTGTCGCTCTGCGACACGAGGATCAGCATCGCCCCGCCATGCGAATCGATCGTCTTGCCCAGCGCCCTGGTCGCCTCGAGCCCGTCGCTCAGCGCCCCGCGCGCATCGATCACCGCAACGCTGGCGCCGCTCGCCAGGAAGCGCTGCTCCAGCCCGTCCGCCCGGCGCGCCGCGACGACGCGCCAGCCGCCGCCGGCCGTGGCCGCCGCAACCTCGTCGCGCTGGCGGAAGGAAAGCACGAACACCGGCGTCTCGGACGTCTCGGCGTTGGTCTCGACGATCTTGAAAACATCTTGCATCAACGTCTCGATAGCGGGAACCGCCCGCCCCCGCCATCGCTAGGGTTGTTTGCAGCCGTTCGAGTGCTTACCCAGCTAACATGGCCACCATCCCCGCCTTGAGTGCCGAGAAACTGGTGGACCGCCACGGCCGCGCCATCACCTATCTGCGCATCTCGGTCACCGATCGATGCGATCTGCGCTGCCGCTATTGCATGTCGGAGGCGATGACCTTCCTGCCGCGTGAGGAAGTGTTGACGCTGGAGGAGATCGCGCTGATCGCCGAGCGTTTCATCGCCCGCGGCGTCCGGAAGATCAGATTGACCGGCGGCGAGCCCCTGGTCCGGCGCGACATGGTCGAATTGGTGCGCCGCCTCGGGCGCCAGGTCGGCGGTGCGCTCGACGAGCTTACCCTGACCACCAACGGCACCCGCCTCGCGTTGCATGCCGATGACCTCTTCGCCGCCGGCATCCGCCGGATCAACGTCAGCATGGACAGCCGCGATCCCGCGCTGTTCCGCCACATCACCCGCCACGGCGACGTGGCGAAGGTGCTCGGCGGAATCGCCACCGCCAAGGCGGCGGGGATGGCGATCAAGATCAACATGGTCGCGCTCAAAGGCCTCAACGAGCATGAGATAGGCCCGATGCTGGCCTGGTGCGCGGCCGAAGGACATGACCTGACCCTGATCGAGACGATGCCGATGGGCCAGATCGACGAAGACCGCGCCGATCGCTTCCTCCCGCTCCCCGCGGTGATGGACAGCCTCCGCCAGCGCTTCGACCTGCAGCCGGACGATCACAAGACCGGCGGCCCGGCCCTTTACTGGCGCGTGGCGGGCACCGGCACCCGGCTCGGCCTTATCTCGCCGCTCACCGCGAACTTTTGCGCCACCTGCAACCGCGTCCGCGTCTCGACCGACGGCAAGCTTCACATGTGCCTCGGCCATGAGGATTCGGTCGATCTGCGCGCGGCAATCCGCACCGGCGGACTCGCCGCGGTAGACGCCCGCATCCTCGAGGCGCTCGGCCGCAAGCCCGCTGCACATGATTTCAGCATCGCCGCGGGCAGCGCCCCGGCGGTTGCCCGCCACATGAGCGTCACCGGCGGATGACCGCACGCGCGCTGCTCGCCTCCCCCACCCCGCCCGCGCTGGCGGCGGCGGCTGAGCTGCGCGCCGCGTATGAGTGGGTGCCGATCGAGGAGGCCGAACAGGTCGTCGCGCTCGGCGGCGATGGTTTCATGCTCCAGACGCTCCACACGATGCTCGAGCGCCATCGGATCCTGCCGGTCTTCGGGATGAATCTCGGCACGATCGGCTTCCTGATGAACGACTGGCGCCTCGAGCATCTCGACGAACGCCTCGCCCGCACCAAGCCGTTCCGCGTCTCGCCACTCAGCATGACAGCGACCACGGTCGGCGGCGAGCAGCATATCCTCCCCGCGATCAACGAAGTCTCCCTGCTGCGCGAGACCCGCCAGACCGCGAAGCTCGAAGTCACGATCAACGATCGAATCGTCCTGCCCGAACTGATCGCAGACGGCATGCTGGTGGCCACCCCCGCGGGCTCCACCGCCTATAATCTGTCCGCCAACGGCCCGATCCTGCCCTTGGGCTCGGCCCTGATGGCACTGACCCCGATCAGCCCCTTCCGTCCCCGTCGCTGGCGCGGCGCGATCCTGCCGGAGAAAACCCGCATCGCCGTCCGGGTGCTCGAGGCAGACAAGCGCCCCGTCAGCGCCGTCGCCGACCAGCGCGAAGTCCGCGAAGTATCGCAGGTAGACATAGCGATCGACCATAATCGCGACCTCACCCTGCTCTTCGATCCGGAGCACGCGCTCGATGACCGCATCACGATGGAGCAATTCATTGCGTGAGGGGGTTGCATCCTCAAATCGGGGCCTATAGACGCCCCCCACGGCTGTTCCCTGATAGCTCAGCGGTAGAGTAGGTGACTGTTAATCACTTGGTCGTTGGTTCGAATCCAACTCAGGGAGCCAGCCGGTCAGACCGTGGGACCAGGGTCCCCTTGATGGTCCGGATTGGCCGGATGAAAACGGCTCATCGCCGCCGGGTGAAGCGGAATCGGTCCCGTATCTCGCCGTTGAAATAGCTCCCCTTCGAATACGCCGCCTGCATCGCCTCCGCAATCTGCGCCGGCACGTCGTGATAGGAATAGCGCTTCCCGGTCACGAACTCGACGTCGAGCCTACGATCGGCCTCGTCATAGTCCCACCGCCGGATCACAGTCGAAGGCATGGCGCATCAACGCATGCCGAGTCCCGCCGTTGCACTCGCTCGCCTGCCCTGCGATGCTCCGCGCCATGATCGACACCGACAGCTTCATCGCCGGCCTGCCCAAGGCCGAGCTGCATCTCCATATCGAGGGCAGCCTCGAGCCCGAGCAGATGTTCGAATTCGCTCGCCGCAACCAGGTCGCGATCCCCTATGCCTCGGTCGAGGAGGTGCGCGCCGCCTATCAATTCTCCAACCTCCAGGATTTCCTCGACATCTATTATGCCGGCGCCGACGTGCTGCGCACCGAGGAGGATTTCCGCGACCTGGCGCTGGCCTATTTCGATCGCGCCGCGGCGGACGGCGTCCGCCATGCCGAAATCTTCTTCGATCCCCAGACGCACACCGATCGCGGCATCCCCTTCGGAGTCGCCGCCAACGGCCTGCTCGCGGGCATGGCCGAGGCCGAGGCGAAGCATGGCCTCACCTCGAAGCTCATCCTCTGCTTCCTGCGCCATCTCGACGAGGAAGAGGCCTTCAAGACGCTCGGACAGGCCCAGCCCTGGATCGATCGCATCGAAGCGGTGGGGCTCGATTCGTCCGAGGTCGGCCATCCCCCCTCCAAGTTCGAGCGAGTCTTCGCCGCGGCCGCCGCGATGGGGCTCAAGCGCGTCGCCCATGCCGGCGAGGAGGGCCCCCCAGAATATATCTATGAGGCACTGGACCTGCTGAAGATAGATCGCCTCGATCACGGCAATCGCGCGCTGGAAAATCCGGACCTCGTCACCCGCCTGGCCCGCTCGGGGATGACGCTCACCGTCTGCCCCTTGTCGAACGTCAAGCTTTGCAACGTCGCATCGATCGACGAGCATCCGATCGATCGCATGCTGGCGCTCGGCCTGCGCGCGACGATCAACTCCGACGATCCCGCTTATTTCGGCGGCTATGTCGCCGACAATTACCGCGCCGCCGCCGCCGGCCGCCGGCTCGATCGCAAAGACCTCGTCACGCTCGCGCGCAACAGCTTCCTCGGCTCCTTCCTCCCCGACGAGGAGGTTTCCCGGCACCTCGCCGCGCTCGACGCCTATGCGGAGGCCCACGCATGAGCGAGATCGTCTTCACCCCCTTCCCGCACGACGCGATGGTCGAAGGCGTCGAGGCGATCGCTGTGGCGATGGAAGCCGAAGGGTGGCGCCCGTCGCTGTTGGTAGGCGTGGGACGCGGCGGCCTCACGCCCGCGGTATTCCTCTCGCACCGCATGGGGATCCAGCTCGTCTCGATCGACTATTCGACCCGGATCGCGCAATTCGGCGAGGAATTGGTCGCGGTCCTCGCCGAGCGGAGCCGGACGGGCGAGCGGCTCTTGTTCGTCGAGGATATCAACGACAGCGGCAAGACCATCGGCGAGCTTCGCACCGCGCTTGCCGCCGAAGGAGCAATCTCTTCGAACATCCGCTTCTGCGTGCTGCTCGACAACAGCCGCTCCGCCCAGCGCGTCGATTATCATTTCCGCCGGATCGACCGCAGCATCACCAAGGACTGGTTCGTCTTCCCCTGGGAAGCGATGGCGCCCCGCGAAACGATCGCGCTGGAGGCGGTCGAAGTGCCCGAGCGATTGGCCTGACCGCTGTTCACCCACGGTCAATCGACAAAGGCGCACGATTCATCGTGTCGCGACAGGGACATAAACCCCCTTCGCACGCGTTCGTCCCGCGATAGGCAATGCATCGACCCCTATGATCAAAGGATCGCCAACATGCTGAAAAGCACATCAAAGCGCCGGCGCCTGTTCGCGCTCGGCCTTGCGGTCGCGAGCAGTCTCACGCTCGCCGCCTGCATGACTGCCACGCCCTACCAGCCCGCGACCGGCAGCGGCCAATATCGCACCGGCTATATGGACGAGCAGATCGAGAGCAACCGCTTCCGCGTCAGCTTCGCCGGCAACAGCCTCACCGCGCGTGAGACCGTCGAGCGTTATCTGCTGTTCCGTGCGGCCGAGCTT encodes:
- a CDS encoding glycoside hydrolase family 172 protein, with amino-acid sequence MLKTRIAFALTASLFASPAYAQEVYELPKSEESRWISPENPTGAKGAGAKENRGGKGHAFDTIPVGGTLALADIKGMGVIDRIWMTIEDRSPEALRGLKLEMFWDGAARPAVSVPFGDFFLHGAGEMVPMETALFSSAEGRSFVSYVKMPFRKGARLAVTNESGKPVNLIFFDVNYRAVDSLPKDALYFHAWWSREPATALGRDFRILPRIEGRGRFLGTSVTVLTNPVYEKTWWGEGEVKIALDGDGEHPTLVGTGTEDYIGTAWGQGAYINRYQGAPIATWDDGGRWTFYRFHLPDPVYFRRGIEVSLQQMGGARKPLVLGLLKKGAPMIPVTIDPGSRDNFQQLLTNGKRLDDPSLPDGHTNYYRSDDVAAVAYFYLDRPEGVLPPIAGAEMRMSGIRKPAKKP
- a CDS encoding putative bifunctional diguanylate cyclase/phosphodiesterase produces the protein MQDVFKIVETNAETSETPVFVLSFRQRDEVAAATAGGGWRVVAARRADGLEQRFLASGASVAVIDARGALSDGLEATRALGKTIDSHGGAMLILVSQSDTVHMRHFFDAGATHFLGSPMSSSAMAHAIRFAERHVERLARWNGKAAGPPEPLGWRYDAAMRSLQLTPGLGNLLGLSEAPGLGAVLRRIDPADRRLARAALKRLSADRVSTAFAHDLPGVGRVVQHLQYDARTGGLHALVEALGVAPDASLAVRDALTGARDGPSARRWIDRQLSEGEPVSVILIGMKRFETVNTAYGRLAGDELLRSVSRRVAEVARETLGRDAIVARIGGSEFLVASGATSASTLKAAEARLEEALSRPFVAGGEIAPLGARLASAVTVAGDSAASLLRRASEALIGDIPSAAPDAPPMEELVNDLHFALERGEIGILYQPQVAIATGKIIGVEALARWQHPTLGEIGAELLFAAAERAGLEAQLSDHVQRRALSGAAQWPQRLNMLRLSVNVTAGDVARAGFADTLLGRVDASGFPRARLTIEVTESGIMADLGESARLLGELRSAGCRVAIDDFGTGYSSLAYLKALPLDYLKIDKKLSQDITGSHRDRVVVRGVIDMARSLGISVVAEGVETEAQLDLLAKEGCQYFQGYLCAEPLDVPALAKLVTG
- the moaA gene encoding GTP 3',8-cyclase MoaA, whose translation is MATIPALSAEKLVDRHGRAITYLRISVTDRCDLRCRYCMSEAMTFLPREEVLTLEEIALIAERFIARGVRKIRLTGGEPLVRRDMVELVRRLGRQVGGALDELTLTTNGTRLALHADDLFAAGIRRINVSMDSRDPALFRHITRHGDVAKVLGGIATAKAAGMAIKINMVALKGLNEHEIGPMLAWCAAEGHDLTLIETMPMGQIDEDRADRFLPLPAVMDSLRQRFDLQPDDHKTGGPALYWRVAGTGTRLGLISPLTANFCATCNRVRVSTDGKLHMCLGHEDSVDLRAAIRTGGLAAVDARILEALGRKPAAHDFSIAAGSAPAVARHMSVTGG
- a CDS encoding NAD kinase; translated protein: MTARALLASPTPPALAAAAELRAAYEWVPIEEAEQVVALGGDGFMLQTLHTMLERHRILPVFGMNLGTIGFLMNDWRLEHLDERLARTKPFRVSPLSMTATTVGGEQHILPAINEVSLLRETRQTAKLEVTINDRIVLPELIADGMLVATPAGSTAYNLSANGPILPLGSALMALTPISPFRPRRWRGAILPEKTRIAVRVLEADKRPVSAVADQREVREVSQVDIAIDHNRDLTLLFDPEHALDDRITMEQFIA
- a CDS encoding KTSC domain-containing protein encodes the protein MPSTVIRRWDYDEADRRLDVEFVTGKRYSYHDVPAQIAEAMQAAYSKGSYFNGEIRDRFRFTRRR
- a CDS encoding adenosine deaminase; translated protein: MIDTDSFIAGLPKAELHLHIEGSLEPEQMFEFARRNQVAIPYASVEEVRAAYQFSNLQDFLDIYYAGADVLRTEEDFRDLALAYFDRAAADGVRHAEIFFDPQTHTDRGIPFGVAANGLLAGMAEAEAKHGLTSKLILCFLRHLDEEEAFKTLGQAQPWIDRIEAVGLDSSEVGHPPSKFERVFAAAAAMGLKRVAHAGEEGPPEYIYEALDLLKIDRLDHGNRALENPDLVTRLARSGMTLTVCPLSNVKLCNVASIDEHPIDRMLALGLRATINSDDPAYFGGYVADNYRAAAAGRRLDRKDLVTLARNSFLGSFLPDEEVSRHLAALDAYAEAHA
- a CDS encoding phosphoribosyltransferase; this encodes MSEIVFTPFPHDAMVEGVEAIAVAMEAEGWRPSLLVGVGRGGLTPAVFLSHRMGIQLVSIDYSTRIAQFGEELVAVLAERSRTGERLLFVEDINDSGKTIGELRTALAAEGAISSNIRFCVLLDNSRSAQRVDYHFRRIDRSITKDWFVFPWEAMAPRETIALEAVEVPERLA